From Vreelandella neptunia, the proteins below share one genomic window:
- the rpsQ gene encoding 30S ribosomal protein S17, whose amino-acid sequence MDSTSETSQTFEKSKNIERRFLEQKSRGVSGLDLVLSLQSDLAKLYEDISMLLRKKICLSDYDELHRILNKWDSIYSYYGLDFGNIKIEKYRSYDPEFLAKNSFKKYIRGVVIKCGMHKTVTVLVQRKVTHHPTGKQIPRNTKYLVHDPYSSCKIGDEVLAYETRPISKRKNHAFFRKIYQ is encoded by the coding sequence ATGGATAGTACGTCTGAAACTTCTCAAACTTTCGAGAAAAGTAAAAATATTGAGAGACGCTTCTTAGAGCAGAAATCTAGAGGAGTTTCTGGTCTAGATTTAGTATTGTCATTACAGTCTGATTTGGCTAAGCTCTATGAAGATATATCGATGCTTCTTAGAAAGAAGATCTGCCTAAGCGATTATGATGAACTTCATAGAATATTGAACAAATGGGATTCTATCTATTCCTATTATGGTTTAGATTTTGGTAATATTAAGATAGAAAAATATAGATCTTATGATCCAGAGTTTTTGGCGAAAAATAGTTTTAAGAAATATATAAGAGGGGTGGTTATAAAGTGTGGAATGCATAAAACCGTGACTGTATTGGTGCAACGAAAGGTCACACATCATCCTACAGGTAAACAGATTCCTAGAAATACAAAATATTTAGTTCATGACCCTTATAGTTCTTGTAAAATCGGGGATGAAGTGTTGGCTTATGAAACAAGGCCAATTTCTAAGCGGAAAAATCACGCCTTTTTTCGAAAGATTTACCAGTAG
- a CDS encoding JAB domain-containing protein, giving the protein MTNLVFLINFFPKQASAMGGVNKCLSTKSSACSFDSRHRVIHFEEPFRGTIDAASVYPRQVLKATLPSTLPSLCKFTITRALILNP; this is encoded by the coding sequence ATGACCAATTTGGTTTTTTTAATAAATTTCTTCCCGAAGCAAGCTAGTGCTATGGGCGGCGTCAACAAGTGTTTGAGCACAAAGTCTTCAGCGTGCTCATTTGACAGCCGTCACCGCGTTATTCACTTTGAGGAGCCATTCCGAGGCACTATTGATGCGGCTAGCGTTTACCCAAGGCAAGTGCTCAAAGCCACACTCCCCTCAACGCTGCCGTCGTTATGCAAATTCACAATCACCCGAGCGCTTATCCTGAACCCATGA
- a CDS encoding sugar ABC transporter substrate-binding protein has translation MFKKTAIAASVIMMSITTAQAEDTYRIGITQNNVGVDSYQTTYESAFEAAAEEAGNVDIVVLDAGGDVARQIGQMQDLIQQRVDAIIIWPTNGQAVIPAIRQAHNAGIPVVVTNSKIAEAGLEYIAAFSGPDNVQQGISSAEMMCDALGGEGQIVQIAGQPGYTTAMERAKGFEDRLAEACPGVELMETQPGNWNRERAQRVMEDFLTKYDRIDGVYSGDDNMGVGALNAAKGADRADEIIFIGATNFAVGYDAIERGEYYGSIYQSPVDDAEAALQTALDVLAGEDLPKMNFFDTPKITAENLSEFDRPVF, from the coding sequence ATGTTCAAGAAAACCGCTATTGCCGCTTCGGTCATTATGATGTCGATCACTACGGCCCAGGCCGAAGATACTTATCGCATTGGTATTACTCAGAACAATGTGGGGGTTGATAGCTATCAAACAACCTATGAAAGCGCGTTTGAAGCTGCCGCTGAAGAGGCAGGCAACGTCGATATCGTGGTGCTAGATGCCGGTGGTGATGTCGCTCGTCAGATCGGGCAGATGCAGGATCTCATTCAACAACGAGTTGATGCCATCATTATTTGGCCGACCAACGGGCAGGCGGTTATTCCCGCTATACGCCAAGCACATAATGCCGGCATTCCGGTGGTCGTCACTAACTCTAAAATTGCTGAAGCGGGGCTAGAGTACATCGCTGCCTTCTCTGGGCCTGATAACGTACAGCAAGGCATTTCCTCTGCCGAGATGATGTGCGACGCCCTAGGTGGAGAAGGGCAGATCGTGCAAATTGCTGGCCAGCCTGGCTATACCACTGCTATGGAGCGTGCAAAGGGATTTGAAGATCGTCTAGCCGAAGCGTGCCCGGGTGTTGAGCTGATGGAAACGCAACCAGGCAACTGGAACCGTGAACGTGCCCAGCGGGTTATGGAAGATTTTTTGACCAAATATGACCGCATTGACGGCGTTTATTCTGGCGACGACAACATGGGTGTTGGCGCTCTGAATGCGGCTAAAGGCGCTGACCGAGCTGATGAAATTATTTTTATCGGCGCCACTAACTTCGCCGTTGGCTACGATGCGATTGAGCGTGGTGAGTATTACGGTTCTATTTATCAGTCTCCCGTAGATGATGCTGAAGCTGCTCTGCAGACGGCACTGGATGTTCTGGCGGGAGAAGACCTGCCGAAGATGAATTTCTTCGATACCCCCAAAATCACCGCTGAAAATCTCAGCGAGTTCGACCGCCCCGTTTTCTGA
- a CDS encoding ABC transporter permease, which yields MSFLSAQGILIFFLLGMFVFSLFSEQFLSQSNIMTVVRQASIIGIIAVGVTVVIIGGNLDLSVGSMLSFSTVLVVDLHDKIGPTNAILMMFALTLMIGAVNGILIGFLRLNSLIVTLAMLSAIQGFVLIYSGGQNVDIADQEGTWFAFFGRGYLGGIAVPILLFGLLAILVQVVMSYTGYGRRIFAVGGNPMAAVYSGIRKNWCVFSTYLISAFCVACAALVLGSRVMGSQNNVGQGYELLVLAGIILGGTSLLGGAGSIWKTVVGVLILGFIQNGLLLMGYPYYIQWIVTWVIIILAVWLDLANKRKSLFTTHS from the coding sequence ATGAGTTTTCTATCGGCTCAGGGAATTCTCATTTTTTTCCTGCTCGGTATGTTCGTTTTTTCGTTATTTTCTGAGCAGTTCCTCTCCCAGTCGAACATTATGACCGTGGTTCGCCAAGCTTCGATTATTGGCATCATCGCAGTCGGTGTCACGGTGGTGATCATTGGCGGCAATTTGGATCTTTCCGTGGGGTCGATGCTGTCGTTCTCTACAGTGCTGGTGGTGGATTTACACGACAAGATTGGCCCCACCAATGCGATTCTCATGATGTTTGCATTAACGCTGATGATCGGTGCTGTGAATGGCATTTTGATCGGCTTTCTACGTCTTAATTCGCTCATTGTGACGTTGGCTATGTTGTCAGCGATTCAGGGGTTTGTGCTGATTTATAGCGGTGGTCAGAACGTGGACATCGCCGACCAAGAGGGAACGTGGTTCGCCTTCTTTGGACGCGGCTATTTAGGGGGGATTGCAGTTCCTATCCTGCTTTTTGGTTTGCTGGCCATTTTGGTGCAAGTGGTGATGAGCTATACCGGATACGGACGACGCATCTTCGCTGTAGGTGGCAATCCGATGGCCGCTGTTTACTCCGGTATTCGTAAGAACTGGTGCGTGTTCAGTACCTATCTCATTTCAGCGTTCTGTGTGGCATGTGCGGCACTTGTACTTGGTTCCCGGGTGATGGGCTCGCAAAACAATGTTGGCCAAGGTTATGAGCTGCTGGTACTGGCCGGCATCATCCTCGGTGGCACTAGCTTACTGGGCGGCGCTGGCAGTATCTGGAAAACCGTGGTGGGCGTGCTGATCTTGGGCTTTATCCAGAATGGGCTGCTGTTGATGGGCTACCCCTATTACATCCAGTGGATCGTGACCTGGGTAATTATCATTCTGGCCGTATGGCTGGATCTCGCTAACAAGCGTAAGAGCTTGTTCACGACCCACTCATAA
- a CDS encoding ABC transporter permease, giving the protein MTSIKGFFRGRTSIQPIWVFVIALFIFFSLMSEYFLSFGNVTNILVQTSTIGLIALGMTLVMINGNIDLSVGAILGLAASLAVGLQEISMTLAILAALGSGILLGAINGLIVWKTGVNAFIVTLGAMLGIRGLIFLYTGEQSFYALNFAFSDFGTSTIGPFPVLAVIFLICTLIMHLVLTRTGHGRNTFAVGGNPEASIDAGIRLGRHMMINFIIVGFFAALAGVMLASQMGAATPNLGRDYELWVITAVVLGGTKLTGGYGSIVGTLGGVLAIGILRNGMNLMQVPAFYVLVILGAILISVLIIDKKLNAPSTKEVRI; this is encoded by the coding sequence ATGACTTCAATTAAAGGGTTCTTCCGTGGCAGAACAAGTATCCAGCCAATCTGGGTGTTTGTCATCGCTCTCTTTATTTTCTTCAGCTTGATGTCGGAGTACTTCCTCTCGTTCGGCAACGTCACCAACATTTTGGTACAGACTTCCACCATCGGCTTGATCGCATTGGGCATGACGCTAGTGATGATCAACGGCAACATCGATTTATCGGTGGGGGCGATATTGGGGCTCGCCGCTTCGCTTGCGGTAGGTTTGCAAGAGATCAGTATGACACTGGCGATTCTCGCGGCACTTGGGTCGGGGATATTGCTGGGCGCAATCAATGGCCTAATTGTATGGAAAACCGGTGTAAATGCTTTCATCGTGACGCTAGGGGCCATGCTGGGCATAAGGGGGCTGATCTTCCTATACACCGGTGAGCAGTCGTTTTATGCGCTGAATTTTGCCTTCTCAGATTTTGGTACCAGCACTATCGGACCTTTTCCAGTATTGGCAGTCATCTTCCTGATTTGCACTTTGATCATGCATCTAGTGTTAACGCGAACCGGTCATGGACGTAACACCTTTGCAGTAGGCGGAAACCCAGAAGCCTCGATTGATGCAGGTATTCGGTTGGGGCGCCATATGATGATCAATTTCATTATTGTTGGCTTCTTTGCTGCCCTGGCGGGCGTGATGCTAGCCAGTCAAATGGGGGCCGCGACACCGAATTTGGGACGTGACTACGAGCTTTGGGTGATTACCGCTGTTGTTTTAGGTGGAACCAAGCTGACCGGTGGTTACGGCAGCATTGTCGGCACCCTAGGCGGTGTACTTGCCATCGGCATCCTGCGTAACGGTATGAACTTAATGCAGGTGCCCGCTTTTTATGTGCTGGTGATTCTAGGCGCGATTCTCATATCGGTATTGATTATCGACAAGAAACTCAATGCGCCCTCAACCAAGGAGGTGCGGATATGA